One genomic window of Leptospira paudalimensis includes the following:
- a CDS encoding L,D-transpeptidase family protein: MVSNRIPQFSGVSLKISTDFLKFHRSFPQIRSFCALFSVLIFVFLANEVGSEPQTSFHSGLYQSEQILLILGEPGETQGELHLYGVEEGEWKLLTPVVTVWFGRSGLIPADEKREGDGFTPYGSYPIRRVLGKEKNSIPNLEYTQIQKNDYWSDVPSSKHYNQLIRKKEKGATPLWNSSIYQLFIVIEHNTNPSIPGHGSMIFIHPWEETKPTSGCVGIKLVDLQTILQQLDGNKNPYLLIIASDENN; this comes from the coding sequence TTGGTTTCCAATCGAATTCCTCAATTTTCCGGCGTATCCCTAAAAATTTCCACCGATTTTCTCAAATTTCACCGTTCCTTCCCTCAAATTAGGTCATTTTGCGCTCTCTTTTCCGTTCTCATTTTCGTATTTCTCGCAAACGAAGTTGGTTCTGAACCCCAAACATCTTTCCATTCCGGTCTTTACCAATCCGAACAAATACTTCTCATCCTAGGAGAACCTGGAGAAACCCAAGGTGAACTTCATTTGTATGGAGTAGAAGAGGGAGAATGGAAACTATTGACTCCAGTTGTAACCGTATGGTTCGGCAGGAGTGGACTCATCCCAGCGGATGAAAAACGAGAAGGTGATGGATTTACACCTTACGGAAGTTATCCGATTCGGAGAGTCCTAGGTAAAGAAAAAAATTCTATTCCAAATTTAGAATACACTCAAATACAAAAAAATGACTATTGGAGTGATGTTCCTAGCTCAAAACATTACAACCAATTGATTCGCAAAAAAGAGAAAGGTGCCACACCTTTATGGAATTCTTCCATTTACCAACTGTTTATCGTCATAGAGCATAATACGAATCCAAGTATCCCAGGCCATGGAAGTATGATTTTTATCCACCCTTGGGAAGAAACCAAACCCACGTCAGGTTGTGTCGGAATTAAATTAGTTGATTTGCAGACAATTTTGCAACAGTTAGATGGGAATAAAAATCCTTATCTTCTCATCATTGCCTCTGATGAAAACAATTAG
- a CDS encoding vitamin B12-dependent ribonucleotide reductase: MKIERHFTKGNKGLYPNLTWVRKDSKITNTDGSVVFEANGVEVPDFWSQVATDILAQKYFRRKGVPKYLKKVAEKGIPEWLQRSVPDDEKLIALNPEDRYVGESDSKQVFHRLAGCWTYWGYKYGYFSDEDSARVFYEEVIFMLASQMSAPNSPQWFNTGLHWAYGIDGKSQGHYYVDPKSGKLVRSASSYEHPQPHACFIQSVDDDLVNEGGIMDLWVREARLFKYGSGTGTNFSNLRAANESLSGGGKSSGLMSFLKIGDRAAGAIKSGGTTRRAAKMVCLDMDHPDIEEFIDWKVQEEKKVASLVTGSILNNRLLNEIMTACASAKQTLGEEKAYDPTANVELKKAIQKARKAFVPDNYIKRVIDLSRQGYKDLLFEELTTDWQSEAYNTVSGQNSNNSVRITNEFMEAVEKDLPFHLINRTEKEKARKEGREPKAAKTLRARDLWERIANAAWNSADPGTQYHSTINEWHTCPEDGAINASNPCSEYMFLDNTACNLASANLVKFLKEDGSFDVEGYRYLNKIWTIILEISVLMAQFPSKEIAELSYKFRTLGLGYANLGSLLMIMGIPYDSQEAMAVTGAISSIMHMTAYATSAEMAKELGPFAGYEKNKDHMLRVIRNHRRAAYNAPKEEYEGLTITPVGINPSFLPSYLLEAAKEDSDRALALGEQFGYRNAQVTVIAPTGTIGLVMDCDTTGIEPDFALVKYKKLAGGGYFKIINQSVPAALKKLGYSQAEQDAIVNYCKGHATFNGAPGVNTARLKEKGFTEDVLEKLEKQLPFVFDIQFAFNKFTLGEDFLAKTLGIDPSLYNSMGFNLLETLGFTADEIAQANDYVCGTMTIENAPFIKEKDLPVFDCANKCGKYGKRFLSYQSHIRIMAAAQPFISGAISKTINLPEEATIEDVKNAYLMSWKVMIKANALYRDGSKLSQPLNSVFQLLSAVGEEEEELNTTSAPKTVTEVAEKLVYKYISERRKLPHRRAGYTQKAMVGGHKVYLRTGEYEDGQLGEIFIDMHKEGAAFRSLMNAFAIAVSLGLQHGVPLEEFVEAFTFFKFEPNGMVSGNPHIKMSTSVIDYIFRELAITYLGRYDLAQVSPEDLRTDEVGRKAEPTRDTVGKQESSGPRTPLQVNAISMKSVLEDKAEVVAVAGQTPQQPTQAQSAAATLKIIAEARTKGYTGDSCTECGSFQMVRNGACLKCISCGSTTGCS; the protein is encoded by the coding sequence ATGAAGATTGAGAGGCATTTTACCAAAGGGAACAAGGGTTTATACCCGAATTTGACATGGGTTCGTAAGGACTCAAAAATTACAAATACGGACGGGTCGGTTGTGTTTGAAGCAAACGGCGTCGAAGTTCCCGATTTTTGGTCGCAAGTGGCTACCGATATCCTCGCGCAGAAGTACTTCCGCCGCAAAGGTGTTCCGAAGTACCTGAAAAAAGTCGCAGAAAAAGGAATCCCTGAATGGTTACAACGTTCGGTTCCTGATGATGAAAAACTCATCGCTCTGAACCCTGAAGACCGTTACGTAGGAGAATCAGATTCCAAACAAGTATTCCACCGATTGGCGGGATGTTGGACGTATTGGGGTTATAAATATGGGTATTTTTCAGATGAAGATAGTGCCCGTGTTTTCTATGAAGAAGTGATCTTTATGCTCGCAAGCCAAATGTCGGCTCCGAACTCTCCACAATGGTTCAACACTGGTCTCCACTGGGCGTATGGAATCGATGGAAAGTCACAAGGTCATTATTACGTAGATCCAAAATCGGGAAAATTAGTAAGATCAGCCTCTTCTTACGAACACCCACAACCACATGCATGTTTCATCCAATCTGTGGATGATGATTTAGTGAATGAAGGCGGAATCATGGACCTTTGGGTTCGCGAAGCTCGCCTCTTTAAATACGGTTCTGGAACAGGAACCAATTTTTCCAACTTACGTGCAGCCAATGAATCCCTTTCTGGTGGTGGCAAAAGTTCTGGTCTTATGTCTTTCCTAAAAATTGGGGACCGTGCTGCTGGTGCCATTAAGTCTGGTGGAACCACTCGTCGTGCAGCGAAGATGGTTTGTCTTGATATGGACCACCCTGATATCGAAGAATTTATCGATTGGAAAGTCCAAGAAGAGAAAAAAGTGGCATCCCTTGTCACAGGTTCCATTTTAAACAACCGACTCTTAAATGAAATTATGACGGCATGTGCTTCCGCCAAACAAACACTTGGTGAAGAAAAAGCATATGACCCAACTGCAAACGTAGAACTTAAGAAAGCCATCCAAAAAGCAAGAAAAGCCTTTGTTCCTGACAACTACATCAAACGAGTGATTGATTTGTCGAGACAAGGATACAAAGACCTACTCTTTGAAGAACTCACAACTGATTGGCAATCAGAAGCATACAATACAGTTTCTGGACAAAACTCCAATAACTCCGTACGAATCACAAATGAGTTTATGGAAGCGGTAGAAAAAGATCTCCCGTTCCACCTCATCAATCGCACAGAAAAGGAAAAAGCTCGCAAAGAAGGTCGTGAACCTAAAGCAGCAAAAACCTTACGTGCTCGTGACCTTTGGGAAAGAATTGCAAATGCAGCTTGGAACTCAGCTGACCCAGGAACTCAGTATCATAGTACAATCAACGAATGGCATACTTGTCCAGAAGATGGAGCGATCAACGCATCCAATCCATGTTCTGAATACATGTTCCTCGACAACACAGCATGTAACTTAGCTTCTGCGAACCTTGTCAAATTCCTAAAAGAAGATGGATCCTTTGATGTAGAAGGATACCGTTACTTGAACAAAATCTGGACCATCATCCTAGAAATTTCGGTTCTCATGGCACAGTTCCCATCGAAAGAAATTGCGGAATTGTCTTACAAATTTAGAACATTGGGGCTCGGGTATGCAAACCTTGGTTCCCTACTTATGATCATGGGAATCCCTTATGATTCGCAAGAAGCAATGGCTGTGACAGGTGCAATATCGTCCATCATGCATATGACAGCTTATGCAACATCAGCAGAGATGGCAAAGGAACTTGGACCATTTGCTGGTTATGAAAAAAACAAAGACCATATGTTACGTGTGATCCGTAACCATAGACGTGCTGCATACAATGCACCAAAAGAAGAATACGAAGGATTAACCATCACACCAGTGGGAATTAACCCTTCTTTCTTACCTTCTTATTTACTCGAAGCAGCAAAAGAAGATTCTGACAGAGCATTGGCACTCGGAGAACAATTCGGATACCGCAATGCACAAGTTACAGTGATTGCTCCAACAGGAACCATCGGTCTTGTCATGGATTGTGATACAACTGGAATCGAACCTGACTTTGCACTTGTGAAATACAAAAAATTGGCAGGTGGTGGTTACTTCAAAATCATCAACCAATCAGTGCCTGCAGCACTGAAAAAATTGGGTTATAGCCAAGCAGAACAAGATGCGATTGTGAACTACTGTAAAGGCCATGCTACATTCAATGGTGCACCGGGTGTTAACACCGCTCGTTTGAAAGAAAAAGGATTCACTGAAGATGTGTTAGAGAAATTGGAAAAACAACTTCCGTTTGTATTTGATATCCAATTTGCTTTCAACAAATTCACGCTAGGTGAAGATTTTCTTGCAAAAACATTGGGCATTGACCCTTCCCTTTACAATTCCATGGGTTTCAATTTACTTGAAACATTGGGATTTACTGCAGATGAAATCGCACAAGCAAATGATTATGTTTGCGGAACGATGACCATCGAAAACGCACCTTTTATCAAAGAGAAGGATCTTCCTGTTTTTGATTGTGCAAACAAATGTGGTAAATACGGAAAACGCTTTTTGTCTTATCAATCACACATCCGAATCATGGCAGCGGCTCAGCCATTCATTTCGGGTGCGATTTCCAAAACGATCAACCTTCCAGAAGAGGCAACCATCGAGGATGTAAAAAATGCATACCTCATGTCCTGGAAAGTGATGATCAAAGCAAACGCTCTCTACCGAGACGGATCAAAACTTTCACAACCACTTAACTCCGTATTTCAGTTGTTAAGTGCAGTGGGAGAAGAGGAAGAAGAACTAAACACTACTTCCGCTCCAAAAACGGTAACTGAAGTGGCAGAAAAATTGGTGTATAAATACATCTCGGAAAGAAGGAAACTTCCACACCGACGTGCAGGATACACGCAAAAAGCGATGGTGGGTGGTCACAAAGTATACCTCCGAACAGGAGAATACGAAGATGGCCAACTCGGTGAGATCTTTATCGATATGCATAAAGAAGGAGCGGCATTCCGTTCCCTTATGAATGCGTTTGCGATTGCGGTTTCCCTTGGATTACAACATGGCGTTCCTTTGGAAGAATTTGTGGAAGCATTTACCTTCTTTAAATTTGAACCAAACGGTATGGTGTCTGGTAACCCTCATATCAAAATGTCTACTTCAGTAATCGATTACATCTTTAGAGAACTTGCGATCACTTATCTTGGTCGATACGACTTGGCACAAGTATCACCGGAAGACTTAAGAACTGACGAAGTGGGAAGAAAGGCAGAACCGACTCGAGATACTGTGGGAAAGCAGGAAAGTAGCGGTCCTCGTACTCCGCTACAAGTAAATGCAATTTCTATGAAATCGGTTCTCGAAGACAAAGCTGAAGTTGTAGCTGTGGCAGGCCAAACTCCACAACAACCAACCCAAGCACAATCCGCTGCGGCAACACTGAAGATCATTGCGGAAGCGAGAACCAAAGGTTATACAGGAGATTCCTGTACCGAATGTGGTTCCTTCCAAATGGTACGAAACGGAGCTTGTCTCAAGTGTATCTCTTGTGGATCCACAACAGGTTGTTCATAA
- the gspN gene encoding type II secretion system protein GspN, whose protein sequence is MAKENEFEEDFDLDDDDVAVQESVLEEDSELFDEDSDEEHSKVNQKQILTLIAISFVSFLLFTIFIFPLNEIVRSVLIKTGKETGILMDAKEIHFPMIGRKSFDSFVVSFPTGTSLKAEEVSLGVSVFGILQSRLEGDINIGYFSYEGSDLSIGIQTLDLPIRLSPLDDKITKWNGEGEITLSGGKIKESMDIPFLGTLKGTDIKRANLLFKIRSGKLLIERGSLDSNLAKFQFQGVVRLSDTISFSQLDLKVCFSLTEKFAQERQDLVGMVALLPQEGGKTCIPVRGTLSSPKVDLPNLNQLGGGAPKPEEGSIEPAPTP, encoded by the coding sequence ATGGCAAAAGAAAACGAATTTGAAGAAGACTTTGATTTAGATGATGATGATGTTGCCGTTCAAGAGTCAGTCTTGGAAGAAGATAGTGAACTTTTTGATGAAGATTCCGATGAAGAGCACTCGAAAGTAAATCAGAAACAAATTCTAACTCTCATTGCGATTTCATTTGTTTCTTTTCTATTGTTTACGATTTTTATTTTCCCTCTCAATGAAATTGTTAGGTCTGTCCTCATTAAAACAGGCAAAGAAACAGGGATCTTAATGGATGCAAAAGAAATCCATTTCCCCATGATTGGAAGGAAATCTTTTGATAGTTTTGTTGTTAGTTTTCCCACTGGAACATCATTAAAAGCAGAAGAAGTAAGCCTTGGTGTTTCTGTATTTGGAATTTTACAATCCCGTTTGGAAGGGGATATCAATATAGGTTATTTTAGTTATGAAGGAAGTGATCTTTCGATAGGGATTCAAACCTTAGATTTACCGATTCGTTTGTCACCCTTAGACGATAAAATTACCAAATGGAATGGAGAAGGGGAAATTACTCTTTCTGGTGGGAAAATCAAGGAATCGATGGACATTCCTTTCTTAGGAACTTTAAAAGGAACTGATATCAAAAGAGCAAATTTACTCTTTAAAATTCGTTCGGGGAAACTTCTCATCGAAAGAGGAAGTCTTGATTCCAATCTAGCAAAATTCCAATTCCAAGGTGTTGTTCGATTGTCAGATACCATTTCGTTTTCTCAATTGGATTTAAAGGTTTGTTTTTCCTTAACTGAGAAATTTGCCCAAGAAAGGCAAGATTTGGTAGGCATGGTGGCCTTATTACCACAAGAAGGTGGGAAAACCTGTATCCCAGTTCGTGGAACTTTATCGTCTCCTAAAGTAGACCTTCCCAACTTAAACCAATTAGGTGGCGGGGCTCCAAAACCAGAAGAAGGTTCGATTGAACCGGCTCCCACTCCTTAA
- the pilM gene encoding cell division protein FtsA, which produces MLSFDQYLAIDYGSTFLKGVLFKKVLGKVVILRTESLPVVELDENEGDPFEYNIIRFIQSFFPEENRFLLNLGIHNLFVRDLTVPLVSEKAIQEVLPFEVENLVPYPMEELEVIGKTWRTGKENSDVITFNVHHSELFRALKPFAKGDLTLSCLSLDSFVLSALITKNYPLLVAEKSILQLDLGGRYCILNVLHEGKLRHTRQIYIGGEEITAEFASILKIDLEEARLIKESLPIGFLFDSMDKVEETKFLNQFHITAIQFKSLRKFILAKLDQVVHEVENSIFSLPEQERPTLILLSGGASLYPNLTGYLEEKLGIKTGRYEFLGINDPSFVTSVATGVHFESRNRVNFLETGFAKKIHTNRFKLAAFKPHIILVSISLILLFGVFLIGIILDKRKIAANKQILIEKYKNGIGGELGEEEDPLDTANKKLKAERKKTEIYRLFLSQESVLDVLNEATEQFPSPEVLPFILDQFNFEEKEIQIYGRVNEFGEIGTIQSALEKSEKFTNIQIQNKRLITGVNKFKVSFKIKMDVVTPKDEP; this is translated from the coding sequence ATGTTATCATTTGACCAATACCTTGCTATCGATTACGGATCTACCTTCCTGAAGGGTGTTTTATTCAAAAAAGTTTTAGGAAAGGTGGTTATCCTCAGAACGGAAAGTTTACCTGTTGTGGAACTAGATGAAAATGAAGGGGATCCATTCGAATACAATATCATCCGATTTATCCAAAGTTTTTTTCCAGAGGAAAATCGTTTTTTACTCAATTTAGGGATTCATAATTTATTTGTAAGGGACCTCACAGTTCCTTTGGTTTCAGAAAAAGCCATCCAAGAAGTTTTACCATTTGAAGTGGAAAATTTAGTTCCTTATCCTATGGAAGAACTGGAAGTTATTGGGAAAACTTGGAGAACAGGAAAAGAAAATTCTGATGTAATCACTTTCAATGTTCATCATTCCGAATTATTTCGAGCTCTAAAACCTTTTGCAAAAGGTGATTTGACATTAAGTTGTTTATCGTTAGATTCCTTTGTACTTTCGGCTCTTATTACTAAAAATTATCCTTTGTTAGTTGCCGAAAAATCAATCTTACAATTAGATTTAGGTGGACGTTATTGTATTTTAAATGTTCTCCATGAAGGAAAATTAAGGCACACTCGGCAAATTTATATCGGTGGGGAAGAAATTACCGCAGAGTTTGCGAGTATTCTCAAAATTGACTTAGAAGAAGCAAGACTTATCAAAGAATCACTTCCAATTGGATTTTTATTTGATTCTATGGATAAGGTTGAAGAAACAAAATTTTTAAATCAGTTTCACATCACTGCCATCCAATTTAAGTCATTACGTAAATTCATTTTAGCAAAACTTGACCAAGTAGTTCATGAAGTTGAGAACAGTATTTTTTCCCTTCCAGAACAAGAGAGACCAACCCTCATTTTATTATCTGGTGGGGCAAGTCTCTATCCGAATCTTACTGGTTATTTGGAAGAAAAATTAGGAATCAAAACAGGTAGGTATGAATTCTTAGGGATCAATGATCCAAGTTTTGTAACGTCTGTTGCAACTGGCGTTCACTTTGAATCCCGAAATCGTGTGAATTTTTTAGAAACGGGTTTTGCTAAAAAAATTCATACCAATCGGTTCAAACTCGCTGCATTCAAACCACATATTATTTTGGTGAGTATATCTCTTATTTTACTCTTCGGTGTATTTTTGATTGGGATCATTTTGGATAAACGGAAAATCGCTGCCAACAAACAAATATTAATCGAAAAATATAAAAATGGAATTGGCGGAGAGTTAGGTGAAGAGGAAGACCCTCTTGATACCGCCAATAAGAAACTAAAGGCAGAACGTAAAAAAACTGAAATTTACAGATTGTTTTTGTCCCAAGAAAGTGTTCTTGATGTATTGAATGAAGCAACCGAACAATTTCCTTCGCCCGAGGTTCTACCTTTTATTTTGGATCAGTTTAACTTTGAAGAAAAGGAGATCCAAATTTACGGAAGGGTAAACGAATTTGGTGAAATTGGAACCATCCAATCTGCTTTAGAAAAATCAGAAAAGTTCACGAATATCCAAATCCAAAACAAACGTCTCATCACGGGTGTGAATAAATTCAAAGTTAGTTTTAAAATCAAAATGGATGTTGTGACACCAAAGGATGAACCCTAA
- a CDS encoding type II secretion system minor pseudopilin translates to MNHLRIRLFSTNKNAKKGFMVYLLVMAIGTASLFTASKFFEDAATEYRVARAQADGFRAHMLAKAGFMGAVGALKKIPEEVLYQSGLAMDPPPIPLGGGVIYYTMSPEDGKININSLVKIYDDQPNQRTIEMVTRLFYQFGLKREMIFPILDWIDENHQETGGGAEQYYYSRLSPPRKIKNAPFYSLSELLNVKGYDRSVVYESLKPKDYDKNNSKDFMTEEERALRSDKDYVLSNNITAYLPAGDSYDDRININTAPYFVLISLSDFMTKQAAMKILKLKLQKGGYIKELKDLETEPEFQVKTTGDLTLYKELAGEGTDVSGGRIKTKGEVYKITGVGIIKDKVVRKVTGLFDLTNNQMLYYTED, encoded by the coding sequence ATGAATCACTTGCGCATCCGGTTATTCTCTACAAATAAAAACGCTAAAAAAGGATTTATGGTCTATCTCCTTGTGATGGCCATCGGAACCGCGTCTTTGTTTACGGCTTCCAAATTTTTTGAAGATGCTGCCACAGAATACCGAGTGGCTAGGGCACAGGCAGACGGGTTTCGTGCACATATGTTGGCAAAGGCTGGGTTTATGGGAGCTGTTGGGGCATTAAAAAAAATCCCAGAAGAGGTTTTGTACCAGTCAGGACTTGCCATGGATCCTCCTCCCATTCCACTCGGGGGAGGTGTGATCTATTACACAATGAGCCCCGAAGATGGCAAAATCAACATCAACTCCCTTGTTAAAATTTATGATGACCAACCCAACCAAAGGACAATTGAAATGGTCACTCGGTTGTTCTACCAGTTTGGCCTCAAACGCGAGATGATTTTTCCTATTTTGGATTGGATTGATGAAAACCACCAAGAAACAGGGGGTGGAGCGGAACAGTATTATTACAGTCGTTTGAGCCCTCCAAGAAAGATCAAAAATGCTCCTTTTTATTCCCTTTCTGAACTTTTAAATGTGAAGGGCTATGACCGCTCCGTGGTGTATGAAAGTTTAAAACCTAAGGATTACGACAAAAATAATTCCAAAGACTTTATGACAGAAGAGGAAAGGGCACTTCGTTCCGATAAAGACTATGTGCTCTCGAATAATATCACTGCCTATTTGCCTGCGGGAGATTCGTATGATGACAGGATCAATATCAATACGGCACCCTATTTTGTGCTCATTTCCCTTTCCGATTTTATGACCAAACAAGCCGCCATGAAAATTTTGAAACTCAAGTTGCAGAAAGGAGGCTATATTAAAGAATTGAAAGATCTGGAGACAGAACCTGAGTTCCAAGTTAAAACCACTGGTGATCTTACTTTGTATAAGGAACTAGCAGGGGAAGGAACCGATGTATCGGGTGGCCGGATTAAAACAAAAGGTGAAGTTTACAAAATTACAGGGGTCGGGATTATAAAGGATAAAGTGGTTCGTAAGGTAACTGGATTATTTGATCTTACCAACAACCAGATGTTATACTATACTGAAGATTAA
- a CDS encoding type II secretion system protein GspJ — protein MNVLWKKLSLNQCKQKRKGFTLVEISIVVMIMAVIFTGIFSVFYTANKISKKGASNKGANRKDILYAMENIRGTLARTYFIDNQKRILFVGKQEGVTGARNDRIVFATSNPNSEEEGQASVREVSFYLRKMPNPKMEGLSYLIRREDEMVDTFPTQGGVEHVLLENVKSFQMKFSERGDKWVDDWNSRTTKKIPRLIRFEIISLVGSAFVKYESLAHPVILYK, from the coding sequence ATGAATGTTTTATGGAAAAAGCTTTCTTTGAATCAATGCAAACAAAAACGTAAAGGGTTCACACTCGTTGAAATTTCCATTGTTGTGATGATCATGGCTGTTATTTTTACTGGGATCTTTTCCGTTTTTTATACTGCCAATAAAATCTCCAAAAAAGGAGCTTCAAATAAAGGAGCCAATCGAAAGGATATTTTGTATGCTATGGAAAATATCCGAGGAACTTTAGCTCGTACCTATTTTATCGATAACCAAAAACGAATTTTATTTGTGGGAAAACAAGAAGGAGTGACTGGAGCAAGGAACGATCGGATAGTTTTTGCGACTTCCAATCCTAATTCGGAAGAAGAGGGCCAAGCATCTGTCAGGGAAGTATCCTTTTATTTACGAAAGATGCCCAATCCAAAAATGGAAGGTTTGTCCTATCTCATTCGGAGAGAAGACGAAATGGTAGATACCTTTCCCACACAAGGTGGAGTTGAACATGTGTTACTTGAAAATGTCAAAAGTTTCCAAATGAAATTTTCGGAACGTGGTGACAAATGGGTAGATGATTGGAATTCTCGTACAACTAAAAAAATTCCAAGGCTCATTCGATTTGAAATTATATCATTAGTGGGGAGTGCCTTTGTTAAATATGAATCACTTGCGCATCCGGTTATTCTCTACAAATAA
- a CDS encoding prepilin-type N-terminal cleavage/methylation domain-containing protein — protein MQKHNLVKQSRNAFTLFEVTIAMAMAAMVMTYTYSMIAEGISYQKKAVLLANAVHLAKIKMAQVDSSTTMQTDTSRGSIDAFPGYTFETEIKEEEMDLLKLAGGPNAEELRKKAPKDMLGDKDVGLSDLMKKRGQKKSFETGGVLKVFRVKVSIFYMDGNKKETYSVETFRSAKY, from the coding sequence ATGCAAAAACACAACCTCGTTAAACAATCCCGTAATGCATTTACCCTATTTGAAGTCACAATCGCCATGGCGATGGCAGCCATGGTGATGACCTATACCTATTCTATGATAGCGGAAGGAATTTCGTACCAAAAAAAAGCTGTCTTACTTGCCAACGCAGTTCATTTGGCAAAAATTAAAATGGCGCAAGTGGATTCCTCCACCACCATGCAAACGGACACTTCCCGAGGTTCCATCGATGCATTCCCTGGTTATACCTTTGAAACAGAAATCAAAGAAGAAGAAATGGACTTACTCAAACTTGCTGGTGGTCCCAATGCAGAGGAACTTCGGAAAAAAGCACCAAAAGATATGTTAGGTGATAAAGACGTAGGTCTTAGTGACCTAATGAAAAAAAGAGGACAGAAAAAAAGTTTTGAAACTGGGGGAGTTTTAAAAGTTTTCCGAGTGAAGGTTTCCATATTTTATATGGATGGAAACAAAAAAGAAACCTATAGCGTTGAAACGTTCAGGAGTGCAAAATACTAA
- a CDS encoding prepilin-type N-terminal cleavage/methylation domain-containing protein, translating into MIIQPHSDKKHFPKWKRQIRDGLTLIEIVVVISILGLLMVIVGGSLRNLIIPSTEDISVKLQESFKFGYNKAQLTNQAVLFEYDFEKREYQFFLLKREESGLEEEPILKKTTLPFYSKIVSVRDLGGKPRNEGKIRIVFTPQGTTTDLFLYIGSDTEIKRTIQIYRYGGKIKIHKMEFFPESDTNSIQKVSYGLDERDEQVDSNAKTQPR; encoded by the coding sequence ATGATTATCCAGCCGCATTCCGATAAAAAACATTTTCCGAAATGGAAAAGACAAATCCGCGACGGTCTCACACTCATTGAGATCGTCGTTGTCATTTCTATATTAGGGCTTCTCATGGTGATTGTGGGTGGTTCCTTACGAAACCTCATCATCCCGTCTACTGAGGACATTTCAGTCAAATTACAAGAATCTTTTAAATTTGGTTATAACAAAGCGCAACTCACAAACCAAGCTGTGCTCTTTGAATATGATTTTGAAAAAAGGGAATACCAGTTCTTTTTACTCAAACGAGAAGAAAGTGGCTTAGAAGAAGAACCCATTTTAAAAAAAACAACTCTCCCTTTTTATTCCAAAATTGTCAGCGTACGCGACTTAGGTGGTAAACCTAGAAACGAAGGCAAAATTCGAATAGTCTTCACTCCACAAGGAACCACAACAGATTTATTCTTATATATTGGTTCTGATACAGAAATCAAACGTACGATTCAAATTTATCGATATGGTGGAAAAATCAAAATCCATAAAATGGAATTTTTCCCAGAATCTGATACAAATTCCATCCAAAAAGTATCTTATGGTTTGGATGAACGTGACGAACAAGTAGATTCCAATGCAAAAACACAACCTCGTTAA
- a CDS encoding type II secretion system protein GspG, giving the protein MKMKGKNRKIREGLTLIEITVVMLILGSLMAILYSSIGNRGEGEKKLKLKNDSAVLKTALERYLEVYDKYPSEEQGLQALIEKPDDDKIGDDYEPIIREKAVLKDPWKTPYVLKFEGAVPQIYTLGEDKKEGGDGKNKDFNILSPDDYPAAFR; this is encoded by the coding sequence ATGAAAATGAAAGGAAAAAACAGAAAGATCCGTGAGGGACTCACTCTAATCGAAATCACAGTGGTGATGCTGATTTTAGGTTCCCTGATGGCGATTCTTTACTCAAGTATCGGTAACCGAGGTGAAGGGGAAAAAAAACTAAAACTGAAAAATGACAGTGCTGTTTTAAAAACTGCATTAGAACGTTATTTGGAAGTTTATGATAAATACCCTTCGGAAGAACAAGGTTTACAAGCGTTAATCGAAAAACCAGATGATGACAAAATTGGTGATGATTATGAACCAATCATTCGGGAAAAGGCAGTCTTAAAAGACCCTTGGAAAACTCCGTATGTATTAAAATTTGAAGGAGCAGTTCCACAAATTTATACATTAGGTGAAGATAAAAAAGAAGGTGGAGATGGAAAAAATAAAGATTTTAATATCCTATCTCCTGATGATTATCCAGCCGCATTCCGATAA